A window of the Sneathiella sp. P13V-1 genome harbors these coding sequences:
- a CDS encoding alpha/beta fold hydrolase — MPANEQQGFADLGSHRLFFKIKGHGPRLMIITGTNSDTRQTPSIYDAPGASEFELLNFDHRGMGQSSSPDTPPTMENYADDIAKLLDHLGWEETAVVAVSFGGMVAQHFALRHPDRVSRLTLCCTSSGGEGGSSYPLHELTDMTAEEYARFIMTKMNLQHTPEWQKSNPEKAEKAFQYYYQGARPNYEDPVKHKAMINQFAARSKHDVHQQLHHLTMPTLIACGKDDGVAPVDNSEFLHNAIPNSELKIFDGGHLFMKENPRAWPYMFSFLKGN; from the coding sequence TTGCCCGCCAACGAGCAACAGGGGTTCGCGGATTTAGGCTCTCATCGCCTTTTCTTCAAGATCAAAGGGCATGGCCCTCGCCTAATGATTATCACCGGGACCAACTCTGATACTCGCCAGACACCATCAATTTATGATGCACCTGGCGCCAGTGAATTTGAACTTCTTAATTTTGATCACCGTGGAATGGGTCAATCCAGTTCTCCGGATACACCCCCAACAATGGAAAATTATGCAGATGATATCGCAAAACTTCTTGATCATCTCGGGTGGGAGGAGACAGCCGTTGTAGCGGTTAGTTTTGGTGGAATGGTGGCCCAACATTTTGCATTAAGGCATCCTGATCGTGTCTCTCGCCTTACCTTATGCTGTACAAGTTCTGGCGGTGAAGGCGGCTCGTCCTATCCTCTGCATGAGCTCACCGATATGACCGCGGAAGAGTATGCGCGCTTCATAATGACCAAAATGAACCTTCAGCACACTCCTGAATGGCAAAAGAGCAACCCGGAGAAAGCTGAGAAGGCTTTTCAATATTATTATCAAGGCGCACGACCAAACTACGAAGATCCGGTAAAGCACAAGGCTATGATCAATCAGTTTGCAGCACGCTCAAAGCACGATGTTCACCAACAACTTCATCATTTAACCATGCCAACCCTCATTGCCTGTGGGAAGGATGATGGTGTTGCCCCGGTTGATAACTCCGAATTTCTGCACAACGCCATCCCGAACTCCGAGCTTAAGATATTTGACGGCGGACATCTGTTTATGAAAGAAAACCCCAGGGCATGGCCATATATGTTCTCTTTCCTGAAAGGTAATTGA
- a CDS encoding sulfatase-like hydrolase/transferase translates to MADVKNILFIMCDQLRADYLACNGHPSIKTPNIDKLAAKGVNFKNTYVQAPVCGSSRMSFYTGRYMFSHGATYNGVPLNIGQPTLGDHMRELGVSTGLIGKTHMSADRGNMERLGIDPLSKSGVLASQCGFEPWERDDGLHPDELTSPNLAYNEYLRAQGYEGDNPWHTAANSGVDENGELQSGWFLRNAHLAAAVDKEHSETAYMTNRAMEKIDELGETPWCLHLSYIKPHWPYIAPAPYHDMYSADDVIAANRSAEEKQDPHPVVSAFMNHEESINFSDEEKRRHVIPAYMGLITEIDDHIGRLIAFLEERDLLSSTMIVFTSDHGDYLGDHWLGEKELFHEESVRIPLIVYDPSSEADNQRGKNCDDLIEAIDLVPTFIDALGGKEKYHLLEGRSLLPHLRSETVEEWRDVAVSEVDYAWRGARLELGLTPDKTRAYMLRTKEWKYISYDGFAPQLYNLEKDPQELHDLVPGRKHDFEVLEFENLLHKWIRSRKTRFTTDHATIEAKTDNAKQRGIYFGVW, encoded by the coding sequence ATGGCAGACGTCAAAAACATCCTCTTTATCATGTGTGATCAGCTTAGGGCCGATTACCTTGCCTGCAATGGTCATCCATCGATCAAAACCCCTAACATCGACAAATTGGCTGCTAAAGGTGTGAATTTCAAAAACACCTATGTTCAGGCACCTGTATGCGGCTCCTCACGTATGTCGTTCTATACCGGACGTTATATGTTTTCACATGGCGCGACTTATAATGGTGTACCACTTAATATCGGGCAGCCGACTTTAGGCGACCATATGCGAGAACTCGGTGTTTCAACTGGATTGATCGGCAAAACCCATATGTCGGCTGATCGTGGCAACATGGAAAGGTTAGGCATCGACCCTCTTTCCAAAAGTGGCGTGCTGGCCAGCCAGTGCGGGTTCGAACCGTGGGAGAGAGATGATGGTCTCCACCCCGATGAACTCACGTCGCCCAATTTGGCTTATAACGAATATCTACGTGCCCAAGGATATGAGGGTGACAACCCCTGGCACACCGCGGCAAATTCAGGCGTTGACGAAAACGGCGAACTACAAAGCGGATGGTTCTTAAGAAACGCGCATTTAGCGGCGGCAGTCGATAAAGAACATTCCGAAACCGCCTATATGACAAACCGTGCAATGGAGAAAATTGATGAACTTGGTGAAACACCATGGTGCCTTCACCTAAGCTACATTAAACCGCATTGGCCTTACATTGCCCCTGCCCCATATCACGATATGTATTCCGCCGATGATGTTATAGCTGCGAACAGGTCCGCTGAAGAAAAGCAAGATCCACATCCTGTCGTATCGGCCTTCATGAACCACGAAGAAAGCATCAATTTCTCAGACGAAGAAAAGCGGCGACATGTCATTCCAGCCTATATGGGCCTTATCACAGAAATTGATGACCATATCGGTAGACTTATAGCGTTTCTGGAAGAACGAGACCTGCTTTCCTCAACCATGATCGTATTTACAAGTGATCATGGTGATTATCTCGGGGATCATTGGCTCGGCGAAAAAGAGCTGTTTCACGAGGAAAGCGTGCGCATTCCTCTAATTGTATACGATCCTTCCAGTGAAGCGGATAACCAGCGGGGCAAGAACTGTGATGATCTGATTGAGGCCATCGACCTTGTTCCAACCTTCATAGACGCGTTGGGCGGGAAAGAGAAGTATCACCTGCTGGAAGGGCGCTCGCTCTTGCCTCATCTAAGATCTGAAACCGTTGAGGAATGGCGAGACGTGGCAGTTAGTGAGGTAGATTATGCCTGGCGCGGCGCCCGCCTTGAATTGGGATTGACGCCAGATAAAACGCGCGCCTATATGCTCCGGACTAAGGAATGGAAGTATATCTCTTACGACGGGTTTGCGCCTCAACTCTACAATCTTGAAAAAGACCCGCAGGAACTCCATGATCTTGTTCCGGGAAGAAAGCATGATTTTGAAGTACTGGAGTTTGAAAACCTGCTTCACAAATGGATAAGGTCCAGAAAAACAAGATTTACGACAGATCATGCGACCATCGAGGCAAAAACCGATAATGCCAAGCAGCGTGGCATTTATTTTGGAGTATGGTAG
- a CDS encoding BadF/BadG/BcrA/BcrD ATPase family protein: MQWQAEPTFFVTADCGGSKCRVRIYGYQGNIISEGIAGPSNISLGADAVIEEIVKATRLAISQSGIPIQLNQTVLGAGIAGLVDDAAINALQQVRHPFKEIKATNDAHIAYLGAIGAGRDGAIIIFGTGSCVYGTVQGQAFSMGGWGLHISDQASGARLGKLAVRYTLQSAEGIAPSSELTELISARIGNTAKEIYNWSRTATPSDYADLAPYILRCSENKDETATAIVNLIVREAEQLIAASRFKGISQIALIGGLAPEIRKRLSPEFTTNIVAAKGDPLEGAQVMLLNDLATVTVGKP, encoded by the coding sequence ATGCAATGGCAAGCGGAGCCAACCTTCTTTGTGACAGCGGACTGTGGCGGCAGTAAGTGCCGGGTGCGTATCTATGGTTATCAGGGGAATATCATAAGTGAAGGGATTGCTGGCCCCTCCAACATTTCCCTTGGGGCTGATGCAGTTATTGAAGAGATCGTAAAAGCCACGCGATTAGCGATTTCACAATCAGGCATTCCCATTCAGTTGAACCAAACGGTTTTAGGTGCTGGAATTGCCGGATTGGTGGACGATGCTGCAATCAATGCCCTTCAACAGGTTCGTCATCCGTTTAAAGAAATCAAAGCCACGAATGATGCGCATATCGCATATTTAGGGGCAATCGGCGCAGGCCGGGACGGTGCAATCATCATTTTCGGCACAGGATCCTGTGTTTACGGAACTGTACAGGGCCAAGCCTTTTCAATGGGAGGATGGGGCCTTCACATATCCGATCAGGCAAGTGGTGCCCGCCTTGGAAAACTGGCCGTCCGCTACACCCTTCAGTCGGCTGAAGGAATAGCCCCATCCAGTGAACTGACCGAACTCATATCTGCAAGAATTGGTAATACTGCGAAGGAAATCTATAACTGGAGCAGAACCGCCACGCCTTCCGACTACGCAGATCTGGCTCCATACATACTTAGATGTTCTGAAAATAAAGACGAGACGGCGACGGCGATCGTAAACCTCATTGTCAGAGAAGCAGAACAGTTGATTGCGGCAAGTCGGTTCAAAGGTATCTCGCAAATCGCACTGATAGGAGGGTTGGCGCCGGAAATTCGAAAACGGCTTTCGCCAGAATTTACGACGAATATCGTTGCGGCAAAGGGTGACCCACTTGAAGGGGCACAAGTGATGCTGTTAAACGATCTCGCCACCGTCACAGTTGGAAAGCCGTAA
- the nagA gene encoding N-acetylglucosamine-6-phosphate deacetylase, whose product MKAVTASQILIGEKWHSDLSLLVTDGKILSISKTDELPANIELQQLEEGYLAPGFFDIQVNGGGDILLNDLPSPENLLIVEKAHRQFGSTSILPTLITDLPDKMKLMAASIEEVRQKGHVGIRGVHFEGPFINAKRKGVHHAPFIRKAEETFLDLLDEYQLGACLVTLAPEEVPIDFINELIKRNVIVAIGHTEADYETCLTAIDNGVTGFTHLFNAMPAFLSREPGPVGAAFQSQKTFSGVIADGHHIHPATLKSAITLLTPNRAMLVTDAMPPVGGKSNNFRLEDMDISVKNGKCVTKDGTLAGAAISMEDTVNYVTDELGFSLSSALLMASRTPATFMNLSDQIGSFKAGADADCVLLNSAGKIQKVYRGTDF is encoded by the coding sequence ATGAAAGCTGTCACAGCCTCTCAAATTCTCATAGGAGAAAAATGGCACTCTGATCTCAGCCTGCTCGTGACTGATGGCAAAATCCTATCTATCAGCAAAACAGATGAGTTACCCGCGAACATTGAGCTGCAACAACTTGAAGAAGGATATCTGGCACCTGGTTTTTTTGACATTCAAGTCAATGGCGGCGGTGATATTCTGCTCAATGACCTTCCCTCCCCAGAAAACCTGTTAATCGTAGAAAAAGCGCATCGTCAATTTGGCAGCACTTCCATTTTGCCTACGCTCATCACAGATCTGCCTGACAAAATGAAACTAATGGCGGCAAGTATTGAAGAAGTTCGCCAAAAAGGTCACGTTGGTATCCGCGGCGTCCATTTTGAAGGACCCTTTATTAATGCAAAACGCAAAGGTGTTCATCACGCCCCTTTTATCAGAAAAGCTGAAGAGACTTTTCTAGACCTTCTAGATGAATATCAACTTGGAGCATGCCTGGTTACCTTGGCCCCAGAAGAAGTTCCAATTGATTTTATTAACGAGCTGATCAAAAGAAATGTTATTGTCGCCATTGGGCATACAGAAGCAGATTACGAAACTTGTCTGACCGCTATTGACAACGGTGTCACTGGATTTACTCATTTATTTAATGCCATGCCCGCTTTCCTCTCTCGTGAACCCGGCCCTGTCGGAGCAGCCTTTCAATCACAGAAAACCTTTTCCGGTGTGATCGCTGACGGCCACCACATCCATCCAGCAACGTTAAAAAGCGCGATCACATTACTCACACCAAACAGAGCGATGCTGGTCACCGACGCTATGCCACCTGTTGGCGGAAAAAGTAACAACTTCAGGCTAGAGGATATGGATATCTCAGTAAAAAACGGGAAATGCGTTACAAAGGATGGAACACTCGCCGGCGCTGCTATTTCAATGGAAGATACTGTGAATTATGTGACGGATGAATTAGGTTTTTCACTTTCGTCCGCCCTTTTGATGGCCTCACGAACTCCTGCTACCTTTATGAACCTCTCAGACCAAATCGGTAGTTTCAAAGCAGGTGCCGACGCTGATTGTGTTTTGCTAAACAGCGCCGGTAAAATTCAGAAAGTATATCGAGGGACTGATTTCTAA
- a CDS encoding VOC family protein, with translation MKIQKIHHVAYRCRDAKETVEWYVKYLNMDFVLAIAENEVPSTKAPDPYMHVFLDAGDGNILAFFELPNSPDMGKDPNTPEWVQHLALQVGSVKDLEETKAKLEADGIDVVGLTNHTLFQSIYFFDPNGHRIELAANTDTPDMHSKLDDVKWEMLEEWSKTKRAPQHARWMHDGSVEPDMR, from the coding sequence ATGAAAATCCAGAAAATACATCATGTTGCTTATAGATGCCGGGACGCCAAGGAAACGGTGGAATGGTATGTAAAATATCTCAATATGGATTTTGTTCTGGCGATTGCTGAAAACGAAGTCCCTTCGACAAAAGCACCTGATCCTTACATGCATGTTTTTCTGGATGCAGGGGATGGAAACATCTTGGCGTTTTTTGAACTTCCCAATTCCCCAGATATGGGGAAAGACCCGAATACACCCGAATGGGTTCAGCATCTGGCACTGCAGGTGGGCAGCGTAAAAGATCTGGAAGAGACAAAAGCTAAACTGGAAGCCGATGGAATTGATGTTGTGGGACTTACCAATCATACACTGTTCCAATCTATTTACTTCTTTGATCCCAATGGACATCGCATTGAATTAGCTGCCAATACGGATACGCCAGATATGCATTCAAAACTGGATGACGTGAAGTGGGAGATGTTGGAAGAGTGGTCCAAGACGAAACGCGCACCACAGCACGCCCGCTGGATGCATGATGGTTCAGTTGAGCCGGATATGCGCTGA
- a CDS encoding LuxR C-terminal-related transcriptional regulator has product MDEAVFGNGWFGSNDGSNSVREEFSDQQGRDEIGVSVASSPIPSTDFNLKPSDRSDSFFTAALRILYTLTPAILILDSNRRIVFANRQAEELLEQGDVISLDRKGKIFCVDHVAQNFLLQYLGDGKRNSDSLFGEQESSFLIPKADGWPMVAMVGCDQLDAMTYCGDEFNADRHVTLMIRDPDGYHPDQSEKLMAHFGLSGAESTVVGQLARGHSTTDIAEQRGVSVVTIRNQLKSAQSKLGVTRQSELVSLVLRYIS; this is encoded by the coding sequence GTGGATGAAGCAGTATTTGGTAATGGGTGGTTCGGTTCAAATGATGGATCGAATTCTGTAAGAGAAGAGTTCTCGGACCAGCAAGGTCGTGACGAGATAGGGGTATCAGTTGCGTCCTCACCTATACCATCCACTGATTTTAATCTGAAACCTTCCGATAGATCAGACAGCTTCTTCACTGCAGCGCTCCGTATACTATACACACTTACTCCTGCAATTCTTATTCTGGACAGCAATCGGCGCATTGTTTTTGCAAATCGTCAAGCTGAAGAATTGCTAGAGCAGGGGGATGTTATATCCTTGGACAGAAAGGGTAAAATATTTTGCGTTGACCATGTCGCGCAGAATTTTCTTCTTCAATATTTGGGAGACGGAAAGCGGAACTCCGACTCTCTGTTTGGCGAACAAGAAAGTTCTTTTCTAATTCCAAAAGCAGACGGCTGGCCAATGGTTGCGATGGTCGGCTGTGATCAGTTGGATGCAATGACCTACTGCGGCGACGAGTTCAATGCAGATCGTCATGTGACACTGATGATAAGAGATCCTGACGGTTACCATCCGGATCAGTCTGAAAAGCTGATGGCTCATTTCGGGCTAAGTGGAGCGGAATCCACTGTGGTTGGTCAACTCGCCAGGGGGCATAGTACAACCGATATCGCAGAACAGCGTGGTGTCAGTGTTGTTACAATACGCAACCAATTGAAATCTGCTCAAAGTAAGTTGGGGGTGACACGACAGTCTGAACTGGTGTCACTTGTTTTGAGGTATATTTCATAA
- a CDS encoding BTAD domain-containing putative transcriptional regulator yields the protein MSFRLFLFGQFRWELPDGTIVPQMRKKTQALVAYVALSANGVVRRDQIATLLWDTSKEPLGNLRHAIKEIREIQERIGFQLISTDGANIALDFNDLWVDARVASQCAKQFSADLAVQLVEAKPSQLLADCDIHDGLFDDWLLSERSRREEELRQCLGTYLEHAVEKRSNLSEIQKITSAIFGFDPTNEKAHQELIRAYAEAGDRGSALRQFEICRNTLFRELGVEPSIETSQLLQTVKAGEKPVLVANQVFDTSHDISTLDTRPTLLVEDFTVPSNDSVTEFIARSFRSDICEQLSRNDHFAIKDDSFVGLGADIISPAAYVYRVRGTVLGSGDALSILLQLLDDRNGEILWMKRISPKLADILSGLDEQAVFMAIEIYRLVELKETDKAKSTEESLLTAQQCLLRAVSIMFKFSEDAVRRAEGYIMRALSIDPNFAEAYAWLAFLRSIDIGQGYTSDVDAAREEIGELIRLSQEIRPDSDIGLAIAGHLEAFVHHDFGTALEYFDKSQSANPNCAHAWGFSAITHCYIGEAEKALSMLARCRQIMPFDPHPYYFDTARCIASMLSGRYEDAVRIGRQVLRNNPNFHANYRPLISSLGHLGRMDEAEPLLQEFSKIQPDFSVDWHLATYPPLDKELTDRYVEGLKLAGVSDN from the coding sequence ATGAGTTTCAGGCTATTTCTGTTTGGACAATTCCGGTGGGAATTACCAGATGGAACTATTGTCCCCCAAATGAGGAAGAAGACACAGGCGTTGGTGGCGTATGTTGCGTTGTCTGCCAATGGTGTCGTGCGAAGAGACCAGATTGCCACCCTGTTGTGGGACACCTCTAAAGAACCACTTGGTAATTTACGCCATGCCATTAAAGAAATAAGAGAAATTCAAGAGAGAATTGGGTTTCAGCTCATCTCTACGGATGGTGCCAATATCGCTCTGGATTTCAATGATTTGTGGGTAGATGCTCGTGTCGCCAGCCAATGTGCGAAACAGTTCTCCGCAGATCTGGCCGTCCAGCTTGTTGAAGCGAAACCGAGTCAGCTACTTGCCGATTGTGATATCCATGATGGGCTGTTCGATGACTGGCTTCTGTCGGAACGTAGTCGCAGAGAAGAAGAACTGCGTCAATGTCTTGGTACATATCTCGAACATGCTGTGGAGAAACGAAGTAACCTCTCCGAGATCCAAAAAATCACATCAGCGATATTTGGTTTCGATCCTACGAATGAAAAAGCTCATCAGGAATTGATCCGTGCCTACGCAGAAGCAGGCGATAGAGGATCTGCGCTTCGGCAATTTGAAATTTGCCGCAATACGCTTTTCCGTGAGCTCGGCGTTGAGCCATCCATTGAGACCTCACAGTTACTACAGACTGTTAAAGCTGGCGAAAAGCCCGTACTTGTTGCAAATCAGGTTTTCGACACCTCCCATGACATCAGCACACTGGATACGCGCCCAACCCTTTTGGTTGAAGATTTTACGGTACCCTCCAATGACAGTGTGACGGAGTTTATTGCCAGATCATTTCGCTCCGATATTTGCGAGCAGCTTTCGCGGAATGACCATTTCGCAATTAAAGATGATAGTTTTGTAGGATTAGGCGCAGATATTATTTCTCCGGCCGCTTACGTTTACCGCGTTCGAGGAACAGTTCTGGGGTCTGGGGATGCTCTATCCATTCTCCTCCAGCTTCTTGACGATAGAAATGGGGAAATTTTGTGGATGAAACGAATTTCTCCAAAACTTGCGGATATTCTCTCCGGTCTTGATGAACAGGCTGTTTTTATGGCCATCGAGATTTATCGGTTGGTTGAACTAAAAGAAACCGACAAAGCGAAGAGCACGGAAGAGAGCCTTTTAACAGCTCAGCAATGCTTGCTCCGCGCCGTTTCTATTATGTTCAAGTTTTCTGAAGATGCCGTCAGGCGTGCGGAAGGTTATATTATGCGCGCTCTTTCTATTGATCCCAATTTTGCGGAAGCCTATGCTTGGCTTGCATTTTTGAGGTCGATCGACATCGGGCAGGGATATACATCTGATGTTGATGCGGCACGGGAAGAAATCGGCGAGTTGATCCGACTGTCTCAGGAAATCCGACCAGACAGCGACATCGGGCTAGCCATAGCAGGGCATCTGGAAGCGTTTGTCCATCATGATTTTGGAACAGCACTTGAGTATTTTGACAAATCGCAGTCCGCTAATCCTAATTGCGCCCACGCCTGGGGGTTTAGTGCTATTACCCATTGTTATATTGGCGAGGCTGAAAAAGCTCTTTCAATGCTGGCAAGATGTCGGCAGATCATGCCTTTTGATCCGCATCCATACTATTTTGATACCGCCCGGTGTATCGCAAGTATGCTGTCTGGTCGATATGAAGATGCTGTACGCATCGGACGGCAGGTTCTTCGCAATAACCCTAACTTCCATGCCAACTACCGTCCTTTGATCTCAAGTCTGGGGCATCTCGGGCGAATGGATGAGGCAGAGCCATTGCTTCAGGAGTTTTCAAAAATCCAGCCAGATTTTTCTGTGGATTGGCATCTGGCAACATATCCACCGCTTGATAAAGAACTTACGGACAGATACGTCGAAGGGCTTAAGTTGGCGGGTGTCAGTGACAACTAA
- a CDS encoding response regulator transcription factor has product MRVMIIDRFEICRSGFKFVIEEAFKDSVVCEANTVSEAINCMENHGLNLVIFSQSSGVTADIHSLEKLKYFALSIPVVIIGDALHWSGADELTKYNISGFLDRSTNKDVMIAALQLVLAGGLYFPPELHAATSGHTNNQAFLGNSPNKNAEKRLTPRQIEVLTAVAEGKSNKVIAAELGISPGTVKVHVSNLMKDLQANNRTQAVTIANNLNILSQYY; this is encoded by the coding sequence ATGCGAGTAATGATTATTGACAGGTTTGAGATTTGTAGAAGTGGTTTCAAGTTTGTAATTGAAGAAGCTTTTAAAGACAGCGTTGTTTGTGAAGCTAATACCGTTTCAGAAGCCATAAACTGTATGGAAAATCACGGATTAAATCTGGTGATTTTCTCACAAAGCAGTGGCGTGACAGCGGATATACATTCTCTGGAGAAATTAAAATATTTTGCTCTCTCTATACCGGTCGTAATCATTGGTGATGCTCTCCATTGGAGTGGTGCCGACGAGCTTACGAAATATAACATTAGTGGTTTTCTCGACCGTTCTACAAACAAAGATGTTATGATTGCCGCTTTGCAATTGGTTCTTGCTGGAGGCCTCTATTTTCCTCCGGAATTGCATGCTGCAACGAGTGGACATACGAATAATCAGGCATTCCTTGGCAATAGTCCGAATAAAAACGCCGAAAAAAGACTGACGCCTCGTCAAATTGAAGTTTTGACTGCAGTTGCAGAGGGGAAATCAAACAAGGTTATCGCAGCAGAGTTGGGAATCTCTCCAGGAACTGTTAAAGTGCATGTTTCAAATCTGATGAAAGATTTGCAAGCCAACAACCGTACGCAAGCCGTTACGATTGCAAATAACCTGAATATTTTATCTCAGTATTATTAA
- a CDS encoding MFS transporter, with amino-acid sequence MAQLNSVKAMPSSKRIIPIYLLPHCRIIATITSQEHPTWLDQYLYAPSGKGHIHMDTPKEDYLDSRYSWLRLGVSMIVATIGSVGMWSIIVVLPGLEKEFQADRSEVSLPFTTIMIGFGLGNLLIGKAVDRFGLSMPMAISSLLLVGGFYFSTLVTSVWQFALLQGVMVGLGTAICFGPLMSDISHWFYRRLGIAIAAAASGNYFAGTLWPLYLKNIVEVEGWRTAYISVAIIILVTMLPLSFFFRKRIPPHQMEQNSGSSIPEEITRKKINLKPNTLVFLLTIAGVSCCVAMSMPQVHIVAYCSDLGYGIARGAEMLSLMLAGGIVSRLISGVVADYIGGIYTLLIGSVLQCIALFLYIPFNGLTSLYVVSLIFGLSQGGIVPSYAIIVREYLPAKGSGQRVGLVVLSTVLGMALGGWLSGLIYDLTLSYRAAFINGIAWNFLNMFIIILILFKTRQSGGAVAAAA; translated from the coding sequence ATGGCGCAGTTAAATTCTGTTAAGGCTATGCCCTCCTCAAAACGAATTATTCCAATTTACTTATTGCCCCATTGCAGGATCATCGCCACTATTACCTCCCAAGAACATCCCACCTGGCTCGACCAATATTTGTATGCTCCCTCAGGGAAAGGCCACATTCATATGGACACTCCAAAAGAAGATTATCTGGATAGCCGCTATTCTTGGCTGAGACTTGGGGTATCAATGATAGTCGCCACCATCGGTAGTGTCGGCATGTGGTCCATCATCGTTGTTCTGCCGGGCCTGGAAAAAGAGTTCCAAGCTGATCGATCTGAGGTTTCCCTCCCCTTTACCACCATTATGATCGGTTTTGGTCTTGGTAACTTATTGATTGGAAAAGCCGTTGATAGATTCGGTTTATCTATGCCGATGGCGATTTCGTCTTTACTGTTGGTTGGCGGGTTCTATTTCTCCACATTGGTTACGTCTGTTTGGCAATTTGCTTTACTACAAGGGGTGATGGTCGGTTTAGGCACTGCAATTTGTTTTGGCCCATTAATGAGCGATATTTCCCATTGGTTCTATCGAAGGTTGGGGATTGCAATTGCAGCCGCTGCGAGCGGCAATTACTTTGCCGGAACCCTATGGCCCTTATACTTGAAGAATATCGTTGAAGTGGAAGGATGGCGGACGGCCTATATCTCAGTTGCAATCATTATTCTTGTCACCATGCTCCCTCTTTCCTTCTTTTTCAGGAAAAGAATACCCCCTCATCAAATGGAGCAAAACAGCGGCTCTTCTATACCAGAAGAGATTACCAGAAAGAAAATAAACCTAAAGCCCAACACATTAGTTTTCTTACTCACCATTGCTGGGGTATCATGTTGCGTGGCGATGTCCATGCCTCAAGTTCACATCGTGGCCTATTGTAGCGATTTGGGTTACGGCATAGCACGAGGTGCCGAGATGCTGTCACTTATGCTTGCCGGAGGTATCGTAAGCCGCCTGATATCAGGTGTCGTGGCGGACTATATCGGCGGTATTTATACACTCCTTATTGGATCGGTCTTACAATGTATTGCCCTGTTTCTGTATATTCCTTTTAACGGCCTCACTTCCCTATACGTTGTCTCTCTAATTTTCGGCTTGTCTCAAGGCGGTATTGTCCCAAGCTATGCAATAATTGTACGGGAGTATTTGCCTGCTAAGGGTTCTGGACAACGGGTTGGATTAGTTGTTCTCTCGACCGTTCTAGGAATGGCATTAGGCGGGTGGCTTTCCGGACTTATTTATGATCTCACCTTATCTTACCGCGCCGCCTTTATTAACGGGATCGCATGGAACTTTCTGAACATGTTCATCATTATCCTCATCCTGTTCAAAACCAGACAATCAGGTGGCGCTGTCGCCGCCGCAGCTTAG
- a CDS encoding MarR family winged helix-turn-helix transcriptional regulator, with protein sequence MTIDTRQIGLNCMALKARMAARTVTRAYDAALKPLNLRITQFTLLACIASDNVKSISALADYLAVERTTLTRNLQLLEKNGFIEFSTESSGRAKPILLTQKGEELLQKAIPIWEGVQDTLQEKLGNNEWHMVASSLGLLTKSV encoded by the coding sequence ATGACGATTGACACCCGACAAATCGGTCTAAATTGCATGGCCTTAAAAGCACGCATGGCGGCCCGTACTGTTACACGTGCGTATGATGCTGCGCTCAAACCCTTAAATTTGCGAATAACACAATTCACGTTACTGGCCTGTATCGCGTCAGATAATGTTAAATCCATTAGTGCTCTTGCTGACTATCTTGCTGTGGAAAGAACCACCCTCACAAGAAATCTTCAACTACTTGAGAAAAATGGATTTATTGAATTTTCCACCGAATCTTCTGGACGTGCAAAACCAATCCTCCTCACCCAAAAAGGGGAAGAGTTACTGCAAAAAGCAATTCCTATATGGGAAGGTGTTCAAGACACTTTACAGGAAAAACTAGGAAACAATGAGTGGCATATGGTTGCCTCCAGCCTAGGTTTGCTGACCAAATCCGTTTAA